The Anastrepha ludens isolate Willacy chromosome 2, idAnaLude1.1, whole genome shotgun sequence genome contains a region encoding:
- the LOC128869395 gene encoding charged multivesicular body protein 2a: protein MDWLFGKKISPDEMLRKNQRALNRAMRDLDRERMKMEQQEKKIIADIKRMAKEGQMDAVKIMAKDLVRTRRYVKKFMLMKANIQAVSLKIQTLKSQNTMAQAMRGVTKAMQNMNRQLNLPQIQKILHEFEKQSEIMDMKEEMINEAIDDAMEDEGDEEETDAVVSQVLDELGLQLGEQLGDLPTATGSLSIAGGAKNTPAAVAAGGVGGGAGGGAGGNGGNGGSAAAAGGSDASTPVSDADADLQARLDKLRRD, encoded by the exons ATGGATTGGTTGTTCGGCAAGAAAATCTCACCGGATGAGATGCTGCGAAAGAACCAACGCGCCCTGAATCGAGCTATGCGTGATTTGGACAGGGAGCGTATGAAAATGGAGCAGCAGGAAAAAAAGATTATTGCGGACATAAAACGCATGGCCAAGGAAGGTCAAATGGACGCAGTGAAAATTATGGCCAAGGATTTGGTACGAACACGTCGTTATGTGAAAAAGTTCATGCTGATGAAGGCAAACATACAAGCAGTCTCCTTAAAAATACAAACACTAAAGTCGCAGAATACAATGGCGCAAGCGATGCGCG GTGTTACTAAGGCGATGCAGAATATGAATCGTCAATTAAATCTCCCACAAATTCAAAAGATATTGCATGAATTCGAAAAGCAATCTGAAATCATGGATATGAAGGAGGAAATGATAAACGAAGCTATCGACGATGCGATGGAAGATGAGGGTGACGAGGAGGAGACTGATGCAGTTGTTTCGCAAGTTCTTGACGAACTAGGCTTGCAACTGGGTGAACAATTGGGAGATTTACCCACTGCTACTGGTTCGTTGTCCATTGCAGGGGGTGCAAAGAATACTCCAGCTGCTGTTGCTGCCGGTGGTGTGGGTGGAGGTGCCGGTGGTGGTGCTGGTGGCAATGGCGGCAATGGGGGTAGCGCTGCGGCTGCTGGTGGCAGTGACGCTTCAACACCTGTTTCCGATGCAGATGCCGACTTACAAGCTCGTTTGGACAAATTACGACGGGACTAG
- the LOC128869389 gene encoding UMP-CMP kinase, translated as MFGAAIRCSGRYLQRDLCQLNYSIALPACCHIILPQQQLAVSARFYNKSIVHLIKNTITHSSSTKISQHRMPQEQKPQIVFVLGGPGAGKGTQCSKIVERYQFVHLSAGDLLREERAREGSEFGTLIEDYIRNGKIVPVEVTCSLLEKAMQNSGKHRFLIDGFPRNQDNLDGWTRQMADKVDFQFVLFFNCSEDKCVERCLSRGQSGSGRSDDNLESLKKRIQTYNNDSLPIIKHFEKLGQVMQIDASPSAEEVFKHVEEVFAAKGFQ; from the coding sequence ATGTTCGGCGCAGCAATTCGATGTAGTGGCAGATATTTGCAGCGTGACCTTTGCCAGTTAAACTATTCAATAGCTCTACCCGCGTGCTGTCACATTATTTTACCACAACAGCAGTTAGCAGTGTCGGCACGGTTTTATAACAAATCGATagtacatttaataaaaaatacaattactcACAGTTCCAGCACGAAGATAAGTCAACACAGAATGCCACAAGAACAGAAGCctcaaattgtttttgtattaggcGGTCCCGGTGCTGGTAAAGGTACACAATGCTCGAAAATTGTGGAGCGCTACCAGTTTGTACATCTCTCTGCGGGCGATTTATTACGAGAGGAACGTGCACGTGAGGGTTCCGAGTTTGGTACTTTGATCGAGGACTATATACGTAATGGAAAAATTGTTCCTGTTGAAGTGACATGTTCTCTGCTCGAGAAGGCGATGCAGAACTCTGGAAAGCATAGATTTCTCATTGATGGCTTTCCACGCAATCAAGATAATCTGGACGGCTGGACCCGTCAGATGGCTGACAAAGTTGATTttcaatttgtattatttttcaacTGCAGCGAAGATAAGTGTGTTGAACGTTGTTTGTCCCGAGGCCAAAGTGGTTCCGGTCGTAGTGACGATAACTTGGAGAGTTTAAAGAagcgcatacaaacatacaacaaTGATTCGTTGCCAATTatcaaacattttgaaaaactgGGACAAGTGATGCAAATCGATGCCAGTCCAAGTGCTGAAGAAGTGTTCAAACATGTGGAAGAAGTGTTTGCAGCCAAAGGCTTCCAGTAA
- the LOC128857292 gene encoding tRNA (adenine(58)-N(1))-methyltransferase catalytic subunit TRMT61A, which translates to MSFLKPKDKIEEGDTVILYLTVNSMHAIEATPTIVNKKGETIEHIFQTSYGALKVRNLIGVAYGSRVELSKGWAYVLQPNPELWTQTLPHRTQIIYTPDISMILFQLEVRPGSVIVESGTGSGSLSHYFLRAIKPSGHLHTFDFHEARVEQAREEFERHGLGNCVSVYHRDVCQLGFDNDLEGKADAVFLDLPAPQLAVPFAVKTLKAEGGRFCSFSPCIEQSQRCCIALQEHGFTEIRSIEILQQEHIVKTRTIPVLDLEFLKHKKPSSQIADEPDTDTTNEKTGPVKTPKETKKLLTSSAPPTLPGHTGYLTFATLPPAFVR; encoded by the exons ATGAGTTTTCTTAAGCCAAAAGATAAAATTGAAGAGGGCGACACGGTAATACTTTATCTCACCGTTAATTCAATGCACGCAATCGAGGCAACACCCACAATAGTCAACAAGAAAGGCGAAACCATTGAACAC ATATTCCAAACTTCTTACGGTGCATTGAAGGTGCGCAATTTAATCGGGGTCGCTTATGGCAGTCGAGTGGAACTTTCCAAAGGTTGGGCCTATGTGCTGCAGCCAAATCCAGAACTATGGACACAAACTTTGCCACATCGCACCCAAATCATTTACACACCAGATATTAGTATGATACTCTTTCAACTGGAAGTACGCCCTGGCTCGGTCATAGTCGAATCAGGCACCGGTTCAGGTTCCCTATCTCATTATTTCCTACGTGCCATTAAACCTAGTGGACATTTACACACATTTGATTTCCATGAGGCGAGAGTGGAGCAAGCCCGTGAAGAATTCGAGCGGCATGGTTTAGGTAATTGCGTTAGCGTTTATCATCGTGATGTTTGTCAACTGGGTTTCGACAATGATTTGGAAGGCAAGGCAGATGCAGTATTTTTAGACTTGCCAGCCCCACAATTGGCTGTGCCATTTgctgtaaaaactttaaaggcCGAGG GTGGTcgtttttgttcattttcacCTTGTATTGAACAGTCGCAACGTTGCTGCATTGCCTTACAGGAACATGGCTTTACAGAGATTCGGTCAATAGAAATACTGCAACAGGAGCATATCGTTAAAACCAGAACGATTCCAGTCCTTGACTTAGAGTTCTTAAAACATAAG AAACCTTCGTCACAGATAGCGGATGAACCTGACACCGATACAACTAATGAAAAGACTGGACCTGTGAAAACACCTAAGGAAACCAAAAAACTGCTTACATCCTCTGCGCCTCCTACGCTACCAGGACATACGGGTTACTTGACCTTCGCCACACTGCCTCCGGCATTTGTGCGGTAG